In Arcanobacterium wilhelmae, the following are encoded in one genomic region:
- a CDS encoding DMT family transporter, protein MAWIILLASGVMEAVWAIALSKSEGLKKLWPSVIFLVTNVLSLIGLAVAMKHLPTGTAYAAWTATGASLTVVYAMVSGEEKATLVRIGVLLALVACVVGLKVVA, encoded by the coding sequence ATGGCATGGATCATCTTGCTCGCCTCCGGTGTGATGGAGGCAGTGTGGGCGATCGCTCTGTCAAAATCGGAGGGGCTGAAAAAGCTCTGGCCCTCGGTGATATTCCTTGTGACGAACGTGCTGTCCCTGATCGGGCTCGCCGTTGCCATGAAACACCTGCCGACTGGCACGGCCTACGCAGCGTGGACTGCCACGGGCGCCTCCCTGACCGTTGTCTACGCGATGGTCAGTGGCGAAGAGAAAGCGACACTCGTGAGAATTGGAGTGCTACTCGCCCTAGTCGCGTGCGTCGTTGGCCTGAAGGTGGTGGCATAA
- a CDS encoding DMT family transporter, with product MAWVILILSGVFEAVWATALGMSHGFTILAPTIVFLVAMAISMVGLGWALKRIPVGTAYAVWTGIGSALTVIYAMASGNEPFSVLKAVFITAIIACVVALKLIKDPVSDKKGHER from the coding sequence ATGGCGTGGGTCATTCTGATTCTGTCAGGCGTTTTCGAAGCTGTCTGGGCTACTGCACTCGGAATGTCACACGGCTTCACGATCCTCGCTCCTACCATCGTTTTCCTCGTCGCAATGGCGATCTCGATGGTGGGACTTGGCTGGGCGCTCAAACGAATTCCAGTGGGCACGGCCTACGCGGTGTGGACTGGAATCGGTTCGGCACTCACAGTCATTTATGCGATGGCCTCGGGGAACGAGCCGTTCTCGGTTCTCAAGGCCGTCTTCATCACAGCGATCATCGCCTGCGTGGTGGCCTTGAAACTCATTAAGGATCCAGTCAGTGACAAGAAAGGACATGAGCGATAG